A window of the Lagopus muta isolate bLagMut1 chromosome 1, bLagMut1 primary, whole genome shotgun sequence genome harbors these coding sequences:
- the EFCAB10 gene encoding EF-hand calcium-binding domain-containing protein 10 isoform X2 codes for MAAGEQQSREYLERHGLPALLHRLAALLLYRRPERPRQFLLQALEAVRAARRGEAAMPSVLDEADVEAVFRMLDAAGRGFVTGRQCRAALTTLGLSTAELRVGDEEEIGLATFKEEMMKTLLEGWAVE; via the exons ATGGCGGCGGGCGAGCAGCAGAGCCGCGAGTACCTGGAGCGGCACGGGCTGCCCGCGCTGCTGCACCGCCTCGCCGCGCTGCTGCTGTACCGCCGGCCCG AGCGGCCGCGGCAGTTCCTGCTCCAGGCGCTGGAAGCGGTGcgagcggcgcggcgcggcgagGCGGCGATGCCGTCCGTGCTGGACGAGGCGGATGTGGAGGCCGTGTTCAGGATGCTGGACGCCGCGGGGCGCGGCTTCGTCACGGGCAGGCAGTGCCGAGCAG ctCTTACGACGCTGGGGCTGAGCACCGCAGAGCTGCGCGTCGGGGATGAGGAGGAGATCGGGCTGGCCACGTTCAAGGAAGAAAT GATGAAAACGTTGCTGGAAGGCTGGGCTGTGGAGTGA
- the EFCAB10 gene encoding EF-hand calcium-binding domain-containing protein 10 isoform X1 encodes MAAGEQQSREYLERHGLPALLHRLAALLLYRRPERPRQFLLQALEAVRAARRGEAAMPSVLDEADVEAVFRMLDAAGRGFVTGRQCRAVCRRLAREPLSFSSALTTLGLSTAELRVGDEEEIGLATFKEEMMKTLLEGWAVE; translated from the exons ATGGCGGCGGGCGAGCAGCAGAGCCGCGAGTACCTGGAGCGGCACGGGCTGCCCGCGCTGCTGCACCGCCTCGCCGCGCTGCTGCTGTACCGCCGGCCCG AGCGGCCGCGGCAGTTCCTGCTCCAGGCGCTGGAAGCGGTGcgagcggcgcggcgcggcgagGCGGCGATGCCGTCCGTGCTGGACGAGGCGGATGTGGAGGCCGTGTTCAGGATGCTGGACGCCGCGGGGCGCGGCTTCGTCACGGGCAGGCAGTGCCGAGCAG TCTGCCGAAGACTTGCTCGGGAacccctttccttttcctcagctCTTACGACGCTGGGGCTGAGCACCGCAGAGCTGCGCGTCGGGGATGAGGAGGAGATCGGGCTGGCCACGTTCAAGGAAGAAAT GATGAAAACGTTGCTGGAAGGCTGGGCTGTGGAGTGA